In Gammaproteobacteria bacterium, one DNA window encodes the following:
- a CDS encoding glycosyltransferase family 4 protein, with the protein MSLTSPRRVLILVENLPSPFDRRVWQEATTLHDNGYVVSIICPTGKGYEEEYEVIDGIHIYRYGLPFEAEGAKGYLIEYSVALFHTFRLAWKVQFSQGFDVIHACNPPDLLFLISGFFKLFMRKKFLFDHHDINPELYEAKFGCRDFFYKLLVLFERWTFKTADVSIATNESYKKIAIERGGMNPAKVFVVRSGPKLDRMRILLPNEELKHGRRYLVGYVGVMGAQEGIDLLLQSACCMIKDLGRTDVHFGLVGGGTSLEEMKQLAINLGIGDFVTFTGRVPDQELLAMLNTADICVNPDVANEMNDKSTMNKIMEYMALGKPIVQFDLTEGRVSALDASLYAKKNDPVDMALKIVQLLDDPELRQRMGEFGRNRVRNELEWRYEVPKLLAAYDAVFAE; encoded by the coding sequence ATGTCACTTACTTCTCCACGTCGAGTGCTCATTTTAGTCGAAAATCTTCCTTCCCCCTTTGATCGCCGGGTGTGGCAGGAAGCGACAACACTGCATGACAACGGTTATGTCGTCTCCATCATTTGCCCGACGGGTAAAGGGTATGAAGAAGAATATGAAGTCATTGACGGAATTCATATTTATCGCTATGGTTTGCCGTTCGAAGCCGAAGGTGCAAAAGGCTACTTGATTGAATACTCCGTTGCTTTATTTCATACCTTCCGGCTTGCCTGGAAAGTGCAATTTTCTCAGGGGTTCGATGTCATTCACGCGTGCAATCCACCTGATTTACTATTTCTGATCAGTGGTTTCTTTAAGTTGTTTATGCGCAAGAAATTCCTGTTCGATCATCACGATATCAACCCGGAGCTGTATGAGGCGAAATTCGGATGCCGTGATTTCTTTTATAAGTTACTGGTGCTGTTCGAACGGTGGACATTCAAAACTGCAGATGTTTCGATCGCTACCAACGAATCGTATAAAAAGATTGCGATAGAACGCGGTGGAATGAACCCAGCAAAAGTTTTCGTGGTGCGTAGCGGGCCTAAACTGGATCGCATGCGTATCCTGCTACCCAACGAAGAGCTTAAACACGGGCGGCGCTATTTAGTCGGTTATGTCGGTGTAATGGGGGCGCAGGAAGGGATCGATCTGCTATTGCAGTCCGCGTGTTGCATGATCAAGGATTTGGGACGGACGGACGTGCATTTCGGTCTGGTAGGCGGCGGCACATCGCTTGAAGAGATGAAACAGTTAGCTATTAATCTTGGAATTGGCGATTTTGTGACTTTTACCGGCCGGGTACCGGACCAAGAATTATTAGCGATGCTCAATACCGCGGATATATGTGTGAATCCTGATGTGGCCAATGAAATGAACGATAAGTCTACGATGAATAAGATCATGGAGTATATGGCCTTAGGTAAACCCATTGTGCAGTTCGATCTAACCGAGGGTAGGGTTTCTGCATTGGATGCGTCGTTATATGCGAAGAAAAATGATCCGGTGGATATGGCTTTGAAAATAGTGCAATTACTGGATGATCCGGAATTGCGGCAGCGCATGGGGGAATTTGGTCGCAACCGGGTGAGGAATGAGCTCGAGTGGCGCTATGAAGTACCTAAACTATTAGCGGCTTATGATGCGGTTTTTGCCGAGTAG
- a CDS encoding methyltransferase domain-containing protein: MNQKSSFIIEESENALARLRIRFRKHRAKIFRDSFDLTAETRVLDLGGWNGTYIHAVLENSAVSPANVYVADIDEQAVKEAAVHYGFTPVVIPEAGQLPFPDKFFDIVFCSSVIEHVTAPKDEVWTLVSGQRFKDIAQIRQNEFAKEIRRLGKGYFVQAPYRWFPIETHSWLPFVSYLPRWLQVSLLRFTNRFWIKKTSPDFYLPTISDMKNYFPDASILKEHALGMIKSLIAYRKN, translated from the coding sequence GTGAATCAAAAATCATCGTTTATCATTGAAGAATCGGAAAATGCGCTGGCACGATTACGTATTCGATTTCGTAAACATAGAGCTAAAATTTTCCGGGATAGTTTTGATCTTACTGCCGAGACTCGAGTACTCGACTTAGGAGGATGGAATGGCACGTATATTCATGCAGTGCTGGAAAACTCAGCTGTTTCACCCGCGAATGTCTATGTGGCCGATATTGACGAACAAGCGGTCAAGGAAGCCGCGGTGCATTACGGATTCACACCGGTTGTTATACCGGAAGCGGGTCAATTGCCATTTCCAGATAAGTTCTTCGATATTGTATTTTGCTCTTCCGTGATCGAGCATGTCACGGCACCGAAGGACGAAGTATGGACATTGGTTTCAGGTCAACGTTTCAAGGATATAGCGCAGATTCGTCAGAATGAATTTGCCAAAGAGATTCGCCGCTTGGGTAAAGGTTATTTTGTACAGGCACCATACCGCTGGTTCCCGATTGAAACGCACTCCTGGCTTCCATTTGTCAGTTACCTGCCGCGCTGGCTTCAGGTGTCGCTCCTAAGGTTTACCAACCGGTTCTGGATAAAAAAAACCAGCCCTGATTTTTATTTGCCGACTATAAGCGACATGAAAAATTACTTTCCTGATGCCAGTATCCTCAAAGAACATGCATTGGGTATGATCAAATCACTTATTGCATATCGTAAGAACTGA
- a CDS encoding methyltransferase domain-containing protein: MTEFVGNRQNVDFSDPKTVILADLMCQQLNSVPTKILVVGCGKGIEAAVLAQYLGASVTGIDIVTDFNARAGLFADLRRGDATGMEFADESFDFVYSFHALEHIPDFRAALREMRRVLRPAGGWMIGTPNSKRIVGYLGSKDASVTAKLKWNFADWNAKLHGRFRNELGAHAGYTKEELRGELANVFSTVSDITLDYYRDVYSSKRGFIDAMAFTGASTWLFPCIYFLGKR, from the coding sequence ATGACGGAATTTGTTGGTAATCGACAGAATGTGGATTTTTCCGACCCTAAAACGGTCATCCTTGCGGATTTAATGTGTCAGCAACTAAATTCGGTACCGACGAAAATCCTCGTGGTGGGGTGTGGAAAAGGGATAGAAGCAGCTGTTCTGGCACAGTATCTTGGAGCTTCGGTTACCGGTATCGATATTGTTACTGACTTCAATGCGCGAGCTGGTCTTTTTGCGGATTTGCGCCGCGGAGATGCGACTGGGATGGAATTTGCCGATGAGAGTTTTGATTTCGTTTACTCTTTCCATGCTCTTGAGCATATTCCGGATTTTCGTGCGGCTCTGCGCGAAATGCGGCGTGTGCTTCGCCCCGCTGGGGGATGGATGATCGGCACACCCAATAGTAAACGGATTGTTGGATATCTTGGCAGCAAGGACGCTTCTGTGACAGCAAAACTGAAGTGGAATTTTGCCGATTGGAACGCAAAATTGCATGGCCGTTTCCGCAATGAGTTGGGTGCGCATGCCGGATACACTAAAGAAGAATTGCGCGGCGAATTAGCAAACGTATTCAGTACGGTATCAGATATTACGCTCGATTACTATCGTGATGTCTATTCCAGCAAGCGCGGCTTTATTGATGCTATGGCTTTTACAGGCGCTTCCACATGGCTTTTTCCTTGCATTTATTTTTTGGGAAAACGCTGA
- a CDS encoding UDP-glucose/GDP-mannose dehydrogenase family protein, whose translation MKISIFGLGYVGTVSAGCLATDGHSVIGVDPNKTKVDLINQGVSPIVEKDIGEMIAAAVKNNLLRATLDVRDAVMNSDISLVCVGTPSQLNGNLDLSHVRKVCEQIGAALKEKNAFHVVVARSTMLPGSMRTVVIPALESYSGKKAGIDFGVCNNPEFLREGTAVFDYYNPPKTVIGETDNKAGELLMQLYAKMSAPLIRTEVETAEMVKYADNTWHAVKVAFANEIGNLCKAEGIDGHKVMEIFCQDTKLNLSPYYMKPGFAFGGSCLPKDVRALMYKGKSLDMDLPLINAILPSNQRQIEKGINMIVEKGNKKIGILGFSFKAGTDDLRESPLVEVIEYLIGKGYELKLYDKNVNLAALTGANQDYILNHIPHISKLMASSLDEVLKFAQTIVIGNGAAEFRNVPDEIKPEQVVVDLVRIAPKLSGERYDGICW comes from the coding sequence ATGAAGATAAGCATATTTGGTTTGGGTTATGTGGGTACTGTTTCTGCCGGATGCCTGGCAACGGACGGGCATTCCGTGATCGGGGTCGATCCGAACAAAACAAAAGTTGATCTGATCAATCAAGGTGTATCGCCGATTGTCGAGAAAGACATCGGAGAAATGATTGCTGCCGCAGTTAAAAATAATTTACTGCGGGCAACTCTGGATGTACGCGATGCGGTGATGAATTCCGATATTTCACTGGTTTGCGTGGGAACGCCTTCGCAACTGAACGGTAATCTGGATCTCAGTCATGTGCGCAAGGTGTGTGAGCAAATTGGCGCGGCGCTCAAAGAAAAAAACGCTTTTCATGTTGTAGTCGCGCGTAGTACGATGCTGCCGGGTTCCATGCGCACCGTTGTGATTCCTGCGTTGGAATCCTATTCCGGCAAAAAAGCGGGGATCGATTTCGGTGTGTGCAACAATCCGGAATTCCTGCGCGAAGGCACGGCCGTGTTCGATTATTACAATCCGCCTAAAACCGTGATCGGCGAAACCGACAACAAAGCCGGTGAGTTGCTGATGCAATTATATGCAAAAATGTCCGCACCATTGATTCGTACCGAAGTGGAAACGGCGGAGATGGTTAAGTATGCCGATAACACTTGGCATGCGGTCAAAGTGGCGTTTGCCAATGAAATCGGCAATCTCTGCAAGGCGGAGGGTATTGATGGTCACAAGGTGATGGAAATCTTTTGTCAGGATACCAAACTGAACCTGTCGCCGTATTACATGAAACCCGGTTTCGCCTTTGGCGGTTCGTGTTTGCCGAAAGACGTGCGTGCTCTGATGTATAAAGGCAAGAGCCTAGATATGGATTTGCCCCTCATCAATGCCATTCTGCCATCAAATCAGCGGCAGATTGAAAAAGGCATCAACATGATCGTCGAAAAAGGAAACAAAAAAATCGGTATTCTGGGATTTTCTTTCAAAGCAGGTACCGATGATTTACGCGAATCACCCCTGGTCGAAGTGATCGAATATCTGATCGGTAAGGGATATGAACTCAAGCTGTATGATAAGAATGTGAACTTGGCGGCGCTGACCGGCGCGAATCAGGATTATATTCTGAACCATATTCCGCATATCTCTAAATTAATGGCTTCTTCACTGGATGAAGTGCTTAAATTCGCGCAAACCATCGTCATCGGTAACGGTGCTGCGGAGTTCCGCAATGTCCCGGACGAAATAAAACCGGAACAAGTGGTAGTGGATTTGGTTCGGATAGCCCCTAAATTGAGTGGAGAGCGATATGACGGAATTTGTTGGTAA
- a CDS encoding alginate lyase family protein — translation MGLPEIGYRIRQAVQTKAELLTVKWMRQPPAPDCSHFGKAWLNPLPRGMDSGLYRAAADRVLAGYYDVFALHNAQLGFPPQWNRDPKTGSEALLVFGKALDYRDERLVGDIKYLWEPNRHLHLTTLAQAYHLSGDMRYAQGVQLLLESWFDQCPYPFGVNWTSSLELAIRLVNWSFTWHLLGGESNPLFASASGQRFKRRWLDSIYQHSYFIAGYLSRHSSANNHLFGELMGLFVAAITWPCWQESSRWQQQAYVELELEALKQNAPDGVNREQAVYYQHEVTDMMLICWLIGRVNGFQFSRDFTSRLERMLEFIAAIMDVAGTVPMIGDADGALMVNWSKEPDWHVYRSLLATGAVLFKRQDFKAKAKCFDDKSRWLLGDDTQHVFDSLLPGEDPPATARQEFRDGGYFILGKKLDTADEVRIVADAGPLGYLSIAAHGHADALSFTLSVAGHALLIDPGTYAFHTQKKWRDYFRGTSAHNTVRVDGVDQSEVGGNFMWLRQANVRCESWESDQKRDCLIGSHDGYTRLPDPVIHRRKIEFLKDEGIIRVEDIFECTREHTIELNWHFAEMCEVRIESDRVQAAVANVSVQMTMPDSTCKPGLVRGRDEPPSGWISRRFDEKVPASTITWREKITGAAKKVTILRITAGYNA, via the coding sequence ATGGGGTTACCGGAGATCGGTTATCGCATTCGCCAAGCTGTTCAGACCAAAGCGGAATTATTGACTGTCAAATGGATGCGTCAACCTCCCGCACCGGATTGCTCACACTTCGGTAAAGCTTGGTTGAATCCGCTGCCGCGTGGTATGGATTCCGGGCTCTATCGTGCCGCGGCGGATCGGGTGCTTGCCGGATATTACGATGTTTTTGCCTTGCATAATGCTCAATTAGGTTTTCCGCCACAGTGGAACCGCGATCCCAAAACAGGTTCCGAAGCGCTGCTTGTTTTTGGTAAGGCGTTGGATTATCGCGATGAGCGCTTGGTCGGTGATATCAAGTATCTTTGGGAACCCAATCGCCACCTTCATCTGACGACACTTGCGCAGGCTTATCACTTGAGCGGCGACATGCGTTACGCGCAAGGTGTGCAGTTGCTGCTTGAATCGTGGTTTGATCAGTGTCCGTATCCGTTCGGGGTGAATTGGACTAGCTCGCTTGAATTAGCCATTCGGCTTGTCAATTGGTCGTTTACCTGGCATTTGCTGGGTGGCGAGAGTAATCCTCTGTTTGCTTCCGCAAGCGGGCAGCGTTTTAAGCGCCGTTGGTTGGATAGTATTTATCAGCATAGTTATTTTATCGCTGGTTACTTGTCGCGGCATTCGTCGGCGAACAATCATCTGTTCGGCGAACTGATGGGGCTATTTGTAGCGGCAATTACCTGGCCTTGCTGGCAAGAAAGCAGCCGCTGGCAGCAGCAGGCATATGTTGAGCTCGAGCTAGAAGCGCTTAAGCAGAATGCACCCGACGGAGTGAATCGTGAGCAAGCAGTTTACTATCAGCATGAAGTGACCGACATGATGTTAATCTGCTGGTTGATCGGCCGTGTCAACGGTTTCCAGTTTTCCCGGGACTTTACGAGCCGGCTGGAGCGCATGCTGGAGTTTATTGCCGCCATCATGGACGTAGCGGGTACTGTCCCGATGATCGGCGATGCCGATGGCGCCTTGATGGTGAACTGGAGCAAAGAACCTGACTGGCATGTTTATCGTTCGCTGCTGGCTACGGGGGCAGTGTTGTTTAAGCGGCAAGATTTCAAAGCCAAAGCAAAGTGCTTCGATGATAAGAGCCGCTGGTTGCTGGGTGACGATACTCAACACGTTTTCGATTCATTGCTTCCTGGTGAAGATCCACCAGCAACAGCGCGCCAGGAATTTCGCGATGGTGGCTATTTTATTCTCGGCAAAAAACTTGACACTGCCGATGAGGTCCGTATCGTGGCCGACGCCGGGCCGCTTGGGTACCTTTCTATCGCTGCGCATGGTCATGCCGATGCTTTGTCATTTACTTTGTCGGTGGCAGGTCACGCGCTATTGATTGATCCCGGTACTTATGCATTTCATACGCAGAAAAAGTGGCGTGATTATTTCCGCGGTACCTCGGCGCACAATACCGTGCGTGTGGATGGGGTTGATCAATCCGAGGTGGGCGGCAATTTTATGTGGTTGCGTCAGGCGAATGTGCGTTGTGAAAGTTGGGAAAGTGATCAGAAGAGAGATTGTCTGATCGGTAGTCATGACGGTTATACACGCTTACCCGATCCCGTCATCCACCGTCGGAAGATAGAGTTTCTAAAGGATGAAGGAATCATCCGGGTGGAAGATATATTTGAATGCACTCGAGAACACACGATTGAACTTAATTGGCATTTTGCCGAAATGTGCGAAGTGCGGATTGAATCGGACCGAGTGCAAGCGGCGGTAGCCAATGTCAGTGTGCAAATGACGATGCCGGATAGCACTTGCAAACCGGGATTGGTGCGTGGCAGAGATGAGCCGCCATCCGGTTGGATATCCCGCCGATTTGATGAAAAAGTACCGGCGTCGACGATTACGTGGCGGGAAAAAATCACCGGTGCGGCGAAAAAGGTGACAATTTTACGGATTACGGCAGGTTATAATGCTTGA
- a CDS encoding acyltransferase, producing the protein MLVFVAHAGWSHIIPGGFGVTIFFFLSGYLITTLLRREYENTGSINFKNFYLRRAYRIFPPLYIVLFLIALFALAGLIEHQMHLWGVVSQIFYWTNYYIIFYGKEYLVPSTSVYWSLAIEEHFYFIFPVVFLLAVRRLSYVNTALFFFVLCLLVLSWRYWLILEAGMSHEYTYYATDTRFDSLLFGCIMGVWRNPVADEAWELLDQRSGYIVLSIALLMLLFCLIWRDDTFRETLRYTLQGMALFPVFWLAIRHPDWLVFRWLNWRPVRFLGVISYTFYLSHLFSIFMVDRLIDASNPIRALVAFILTFTFSALMFYAIERPIAGLRRRLHTDAG; encoded by the coding sequence ATGCTGGTTTTTGTGGCGCACGCTGGTTGGTCGCACATTATTCCAGGCGGATTTGGCGTCACGATTTTTTTCTTTCTAAGCGGTTATTTAATAACAACGCTGTTGCGAAGAGAATACGAAAATACGGGATCCATTAATTTCAAGAATTTTTATCTGCGGCGCGCTTACCGCATATTCCCACCGCTATATATTGTGCTATTTTTAATTGCGCTATTCGCTCTGGCAGGATTGATTGAACATCAAATGCATCTGTGGGGGGTCGTTTCGCAGATTTTTTACTGGACAAATTACTATATTATTTTTTATGGTAAGGAATATCTTGTGCCAAGTACTTCCGTTTATTGGTCTCTGGCTATCGAGGAACATTTTTATTTTATTTTCCCGGTTGTTTTCTTGCTGGCGGTCCGCCGGCTCTCTTATGTAAATACCGCGTTATTTTTCTTCGTACTTTGTTTATTGGTGCTGAGTTGGCGTTACTGGTTAATTCTGGAAGCCGGTATGTCACATGAATATACTTACTATGCGACAGACACGCGGTTTGATTCGCTATTGTTTGGATGCATCATGGGGGTATGGAGAAATCCGGTTGCTGATGAAGCATGGGAGCTGCTGGACCAACGGTCTGGTTATATTGTCCTTAGCATCGCGTTGCTGATGCTCTTATTTTGCCTTATTTGGCGAGATGATACTTTCCGCGAAACCTTGCGTTACACCCTGCAAGGGATGGCCTTGTTTCCGGTTTTCTGGTTGGCAATCCGGCACCCTGATTGGCTGGTATTTCGATGGCTTAACTGGCGTCCTGTGCGTTTTCTCGGTGTTATTTCTTACACTTTCTATCTCAGCCACCTTTTTTCGATATTTATGGTGGACCGGTTGATCGATGCAAGCAATCCCATCCGCGCGCTAGTCGCTTTTATTCTGACATTTACATTCTCGGCATTGATGTTCTACGCGATTGAACGGCCCATTGCGGGTTTAAGAAGGCGTTTGCATACCGATGCTGGTTGA
- the asnB gene encoding asparagine synthase (glutamine-hydrolyzing), which yields MCGIAGFIGPFTNNNVIDVLRGMSAAITHRGPDDDGFFSAATRDGRYRIGLAHRRLSIIDLSTGHQPMGNEDSSIQVIFNGEIYNFHSLRDELITLGHHFATNSDTETIVHAYEQWGERCVEYFRGMFAFAIWDSQKERLFLARDRFGKKPMFLCETRGVLLFASEIKSILTFPGIKAEVDTSAVWDYFAYRYVPGPVTLFRGIRKLMPGCYAIWEKGVLSEKNYYRTPDRDVFAGAPLPVDPVGAFLDKLDEAVNIRMIADVPFGAFLSGGIDSSAVVGLMSRHSVQPVKTFSVGFAEARYSELGYAKAIAEQFKTDHHELVVSQEHLMQHLPELVRFRDAPVAEPSDIPIYLLAKEARKTVKMVLTGEGSDEFLGGYPKHVYERYAGWYQALPGFIRHGLLEPLVQALPYRFRRVKTAIVNLGLERFEERMPRWFGALSDAERMRLVAISPPVNRASGLQFDSPSANSALRRILYFDQTSWLPDNLLERGDRMTMAASLEARMPFMDHELAAFVSKLPDKYRVRGHTTKWILREAMKRLLPPPILQRPKVGFRVPVNEWFQGSMREYLYEHLKSASSLTGEYYQPAMLDKILADHVAGRQNHEKLLWSMLNLEIWHRQYLK from the coding sequence ATGTGCGGTATCGCCGGCTTTATCGGACCTTTCACAAATAATAATGTAATCGATGTTTTGCGCGGTATGTCTGCGGCTATTACCCATCGCGGGCCGGATGATGATGGGTTCTTTTCCGCGGCTACACGGGATGGCCGCTATCGGATTGGTTTGGCTCATCGCCGTCTCTCCATTATCGATCTCTCCACCGGCCATCAGCCCATGGGGAATGAGGATAGTTCGATTCAAGTGATATTCAATGGCGAGATTTATAATTTTCATTCGCTGCGTGATGAATTAATTACACTGGGTCACCATTTCGCAACCAACTCCGATACTGAAACCATTGTTCATGCCTATGAACAATGGGGGGAGCGCTGCGTTGAATATTTCCGTGGTATGTTTGCTTTTGCCATCTGGGATAGTCAAAAAGAACGCTTATTTTTGGCGCGTGATCGTTTCGGCAAGAAGCCGATGTTTTTGTGCGAAACCCGCGGTGTTCTGCTGTTTGCTTCCGAGATCAAATCCATTCTGACTTTTCCTGGAATCAAAGCCGAGGTGGATACATCGGCGGTATGGGATTATTTCGCCTACCGTTATGTTCCTGGCCCCGTTACATTGTTTCGCGGCATTCGCAAGCTCATGCCGGGTTGTTATGCGATTTGGGAAAAAGGGGTATTAAGCGAAAAGAACTATTACCGTACTCCCGATCGAGATGTATTTGCCGGTGCGCCGCTGCCGGTTGATCCCGTGGGCGCTTTTCTTGATAAATTGGATGAGGCGGTCAACATCCGCATGATTGCAGATGTGCCGTTCGGCGCATTTCTATCCGGTGGAATTGATTCTTCCGCTGTAGTCGGCCTAATGTCCCGTCATTCGGTGCAACCGGTAAAAACTTTCTCCGTAGGGTTTGCTGAGGCTCGCTACAGCGAGTTGGGTTATGCTAAGGCCATAGCGGAGCAATTCAAAACAGATCATCACGAACTGGTGGTTTCACAGGAGCATCTCATGCAGCATTTACCGGAATTGGTGCGTTTCCGTGATGCTCCCGTGGCGGAGCCATCGGATATTCCGATTTATCTGCTGGCGAAAGAAGCGCGCAAAACGGTGAAAATGGTACTGACGGGCGAAGGATCGGATGAGTTCCTGGGTGGTTATCCGAAGCATGTCTACGAACGTTACGCCGGGTGGTATCAGGCGTTACCGGGTTTTATCCGCCACGGTTTATTGGAACCCCTGGTTCAGGCGCTGCCGTATCGTTTCCGGCGCGTCAAGACAGCGATCGTTAACTTGGGATTAGAGCGGTTCGAAGAGCGCATGCCGCGTTGGTTTGGCGCTTTGTCGGATGCGGAGCGGATGCGATTAGTGGCAATATCCCCACCCGTAAATCGCGCCAGTGGTTTGCAATTTGACTCACCTTCCGCAAACAGCGCTTTGCGCCGCATTCTGTACTTTGATCAGACCAGCTGGTTACCCGACAATTTGCTGGAACGCGGAGACCGGATGACGATGGCTGCTTCCTTAGAAGCACGCATGCCTTTTATGGATCATGAATTGGCTGCGTTTGTATCCAAATTGCCGGATAAGTACCGGGTGCGCGGCCATACGACGAAGTGGATATTGCGTGAAGCGATGAAACGGTTACTCCCGCCGCCCATTCTACAGCGCCCTAAAGTGGGTTTCCGTGTACCGGTCAACGAGTGGTTCCAGGGTTCCATGCGAGAATATCTTTATGAACATCTGAAGAGCGCCTCATCGCTGACCGGAGAATATTACCAGCCTGCGATGCTTGATAAAATCTTAGCCGATCATGTGGCAGGCCGCCAAAATCACGAAAAACTGCTGTGGAGTATGCTTAATCTTGAGATCTGGCATCGTCAGTATCTGAAATAA
- a CDS encoding glycosyltransferase gives MKLSILIKAFNEEALIGNCLDIAVAEIQKIGGEVILVDSLSTDRTVEIAKHYPVRIIQFSHKADCGCASAVQLGYQYAQGEYIYVLDGDMVLQAGFLSMALNYLESNPNVAGVAGKLLDTNISTLADKRRASEAEALQQIKEVSELGGGGLYRRRAIESVGYLAHRWFPACEEAELGVRLRAKGWRLIRLPEVAVSHTGHSESTPQMFLRLWRGRRFHAYGMYLRTAFGHPWWWLSMCQVWQVFAAPVFHFVAVVLALGLAYTETMAILPALIVAELLVWSGAIAIQAVRKGSISDGILSVCGWNFLALGAILGAIHSISDPTVSIEAKELTNHHISS, from the coding sequence ATGAAACTCTCAATTTTAATTAAAGCATTCAATGAAGAAGCATTGATTGGAAACTGCCTTGATATTGCAGTGGCGGAAATACAAAAAATTGGTGGTGAAGTAATTCTGGTAGATTCTCTATCTACTGACAGAACGGTGGAAATCGCAAAACATTACCCTGTTCGAATTATTCAGTTTTCTCATAAAGCAGACTGCGGGTGTGCATCTGCAGTTCAACTTGGTTATCAATATGCTCAAGGCGAGTACATTTATGTGCTTGATGGAGATATGGTATTGCAGGCTGGATTTTTATCAATGGCATTAAATTACCTAGAATCAAATCCGAATGTGGCTGGTGTGGCAGGTAAGTTGCTAGATACAAATATCAGCACCTTGGCTGATAAACGGCGTGCTTCGGAAGCAGAAGCATTACAGCAAATAAAAGAAGTATCAGAACTTGGAGGTGGTGGTCTTTATCGTCGCCGGGCGATTGAGTCAGTCGGTTATCTTGCACATCGATGGTTTCCCGCATGCGAAGAGGCTGAATTGGGTGTTCGATTGCGGGCTAAAGGGTGGCGCCTTATCCGGCTTCCGGAAGTTGCAGTGTCGCATACCGGTCATTCTGAAAGTACTCCGCAGATGTTTCTCCGGTTGTGGCGGGGGCGCCGATTTCATGCATACGGTATGTATCTTAGGACAGCATTTGGGCATCCCTGGTGGTGGTTGAGTATGTGTCAGGTCTGGCAGGTTTTTGCTGCACCTGTATTCCATTTTGTGGCGGTGGTATTGGCACTGGGATTGGCGTATACGGAAACAATGGCGATTCTACCGGCATTGATCGTTGCCGAGTTATTGGTTTGGTCGGGAGCAATTGCAATCCAAGCTGTGAGAAAGGGAAGTATTTCTGATGGAATTCTTTCTGTTTGCGGGTGGAACTTTCTTGCTTTAGGCGCCATACTGGGTGCTATCCATTCGATCTCAGATCCTACAGTTTCAATCGAGGCAAAAGAGCTCACTAATCATCACATTTCGTCATGA